A window of Clostridium taeniosporum genomic DNA:
TAATTATTTACTAAATTTTTTAAAAGTAAAAATTATATAGATTAGTATAAAGTAAAAATATTAAGGAGGATATAACTTGGAAATATACACAATAGGACATTCTAATTATTCTATAGAAAGGTTAATAGATATGTTAAAACATTATAATATTGATACTGTTGTAGATATACGAGGTACCCCATATTCCAAATATAATATTCAATTTAATAAAGAGATGTTTAGAAAAACTTTAATACAAGCAGGGTTTATATATATTTATATGGCAGAAGAATTTTCTGCAAAACGTGGAATTAAAATATCATATAATGGAGAAGGATATGCAGATTTTGAAAAAGTAATAAATGAATCCTCCTTTTTAAAAGGTATAGATAGATTAAAAAATGGAATAGCCAAAGGCTATAAAATAGTATTACTTGGAGCTATGCAGGATCCTATAAGATGCCATAGAAGTATACTTGTTGGAAGAGCATTAAGAAATAATAATCTTAATGTTAAACATATATTAGATGATTATTCTATAGCAACTCAGGAGGATATTGAAAAAAATCTTTTAGATAAATATTTTAGTAATAGAAATCAATTAACAATAGATAATTTGCTAGGAAACCAACCAAGTGAAGATGAACTTATAGAAGATGCTTATAGACTTGCTAATAAAGATATAGGTTTTAGGGTTGAAGGAATAAAATAATAATTAATATAAAATTTTTATATTAGTTTTACACTTTAAGAAAACGTGGTGTACAATAATTGATTAAATACATATTTATATAATATAAATACCTATTTACAATAGCTTTATTTAATTGAATTTAAGGAGAAAGATTATGAATATAGATTTTCATGTACATGGTATTCTTAGTAAAAAACTTAAGTTTGATTCTGAATTGTTTTTACAAGGAGTAGAGTATGCTAAGGAAAATGGTTTAGATGGATTTGTTTTATGTGAGCATTTTAATGCTATAGATTTGCTATCTTCATACTCATATTTGGAAGAAAATTATGAATATGTTGGAGATAGATATATAGTTGACGGATTTTCTGTTTTTATTGGAATGGAAGTAGATATAAGATATGGAGGACATGTTATAGTTTGTGGTAATAGAGAAGATATACTAAAAATCAGAAATTATCTGGAACCATATACATCAAAATCTAATTTTATTCCTTTTGGAAAATTATTAGATTTAGGAGAAAAATACAATTGTTTGATGATTGGTAGTCATCCCTATAGAGAAAAGCATAAGTTATATTTACAACCTAAAAAATATTTAGAACGATTAGATGCATTAGATTTAAATACAAAAGATATTTATAAAAGAGGACTTTCTATTGTAGAAGAAGAAGTTGCAACTTTAGCAGAAAATTTAAATATACCATATGTAACAGGAAGTGATAGTCATTATCCAGTTCAACTTGGAACTGTAAAAACCTGTTTTGAAAATGAATGTTATACAATAAATGATTTAAAAGAAAATATTAAATCTAAAAAATATGTAATAGAAATTTCTAAAGCATTAAAATTGAAAGTCTATACTTCTAAGATAACTAAAAATTATATAAAGAAACAAATTAAATTATCAAAAAACAATTATAAAAATTTAAAAAGTAATTAAATTAAAGATAGACTATTTTAATCACTTAATCATTAACCTTTATACATTTCTTTTAATATTTCATATGATATCTTAAGAACAATTCTAAGGAAAGAAAGTAATGAATGTTTTTTTTAGTAAACTATTTAGAGGGGATAGCTTAAATTTTATCAATGGGACAAAAGCAAATTATGAAACTGTTATAACTGATTATGTTAATTCTCATAACTATTCAAGCAAAACTAAATATTTTATATGGGTTGATTTAAAAAATTTTAAAGTAAATATATTTCATGGTAGTAAAAATAATTGGAAAATAATTCATAGTTATTTATGTACTATTGGGAAAAAAGAAACCCCAACTCCAAAAGGGACTTTTACAATTGGAGTAAAAGGATTATATTTTGGAACTAATAAAGGGTATAAATGTTGGTATTATACACAATTTAAAGGAAATTATTTATTTCATTCTATAATATATAACTTAGATGGATCAATTAGAGATGGAAGATTAGGAAAAGAACTATCTGATGGATGCATTAGACTTACCAAATTAAATGCAAAATGGATTTGGGATAATGTGCCTGAATCTACGAAAGTAGTAATAAGTTAATTTAAATGTTATTATTAATCTAAAAATATGTTATATAAAGGCATAGATAATATAATTTATGCTTTTATATAATTTATTTTTAGATTTAACATAATTTCTAGCATATCTGATATATAATATTGTTATAAAAGATTCTTATTAAAATGGAGAAGTATATGAATATAAATGAAATAAAAGAAAAAATTGAACATACAATCCCTTATATAAATGGATGGAATAAAGATAAAAGAGCTTCAATAATAATACCTTTAGTAAATATAAATGATGATATCTGTATTTTATTTGAAGTTAGATCTAAAAAATTAAATGCTCAGCCAGGAGATATATGCTTTCCAGGTGGAAGAATAGATAAAGATGAAACGCCTAAACAAGCTGGAATTAGAGAGTTCTATGAAGAACTAGGAATTAAAGATGTAAATATAATAAATGAATTAGATCTTACTATAAGACATGATGGAATGATTATTCATTCGTTTGTAGGAATAGTAAATAATATAGATGAACTACTAATAAATGAAAGTGAAGTAGATCATATATTTTATGTTCCTCTTCAATATTTACTTTCTCATGCTCCATTAGAATCTGTGGGAAAATTAACTGTTAATAGAGCCTCTGATTTTCCATATAATTTGATATTTAATGGAAAGAATTATAAATTTAAAGAAGGTAAATATGTTTCTCTTTTTTATAGATATAAAAAGTATGTAATATGGGGAATTACAGCTAATATATTAAAAAACTTTTTAGATAAATTGTAGTCATTATACATAAAATCAATAGAATTATATAACTTGAGATCTATACAATTATCCATAATATTTATTGAGGAGGTATTAGGTAATATTACTTTAATTAGAATTTTAGTTTTAGAAATATAATTTATATTTTATGCACATACTAATACTATAAATATTGTTTAGTATTTATATAATTATAAAATATTTTTAAATAAGGAGAATTATTATGGAAAAAGAACATTATACTATTCAAGGATTATCAAATTCTAATATGAAAACACAAGTAAAAAATGCACTTGAAAAAATAGAAGGTGTAAATCAAGTATGTATAGACATGGCAAGGGAAACTGTTGAAGTTATGTATAATAATCCAGCAACATCATCAAAAATTAAGAGTTGCATTGAAGGTACAGGACATAATATTGAATAATATATTAGAATAGTAAGATTATTGAAGATTACTTATAAATAAAATAAATTTTTAGTAATTATCTCTTGTAATCTATTACAATAAGACGTATAATTAAATTAAGATAAGATATCATTTATCTTAGTGTGCTGACACTTAAATCCGGCAGAGGAGTATATCAAAAATAGATATACAGTTGGTGACGGGCAACGGAAAAATCCCGGAAGCAATGTACGATATTTAAAGGCGTACTCAGTTGGCGGACAACTTAAAAATCAGTACTAAGAAGAGAGCAAGCATTTTAAATGTTTGCTCTTTTTGTAGTGTAAATATTTAGAAAATTGTATCGTAATAATTAAGTTAAGATTAATTATTACAGATATTTTTTAGTGATGATAAGTTAAATAATCTACTAACAGTTAATAATGTGAATTATTGGATGAAATATTGTCGTTGAGTTATAATATATTATATAATTTAAAATTTATAAAAATAAATAACGTAGAGTCAATATTAATGGAGGTAATATTAAATGCTTGAAGAAAATACATACCAAGAAATATTAAATAGATCATATGAAAGATGTATTAAATATGGTGTGGAAAAAAATATTCACTATCCTTCAAGAATTCTTAAAAAGAAAGAACTTAATATATTGATGAGAAAAAATTTTCAATTAATAAATATAGCTAAACCATTTATGGAGATACTTTATGATTTTTTAAGAGGATCAGGATTTTCACTATATCTTACTGATGAAGATGGAGTTGTTCTTACTATTATAGGTGATGAAGATATAATAAGAGATCAGATTAAAGTTGGAATTATAGAAGGAACAGATATGAGTGAGAAAAGTGCTGGTACTAATGGAATAGGAACTGCCCTTTATGAAGATTGTTCAGTTCAAATCTTAGGAGAAGAACATTTTATAAAAATTTTTCATATTTGGACATGCTCCTCTGCTGTTATTCATAATGAAGGAAAAGATATAATTGGATGTTTAAATTTAACTGGAAGACGTCAACTAGCACACGCTCATACTTTAGGTCTTGTAGTGGCAGCTGTAAAATCAATTGAAAATCATTTGAAGTTTGAGAGAACTCAAAAAGAATTATTTAAAGCACATCAATATCTAAATAGAGTTATGAATTCGTTAAATTTGGGTATTTTTGCTGTAGATATAGAAGGTATAGTGAAAGCTATAAATAATAGTGCATGTGATATGTTAAATATAAAAGAAAATGATGTTATAAATAAGAATGTAAATTCAGTTTTATCTAATTGGGAAGAAATATTTGACCATCTAAAAAATGGAAGGACATATGAAGATATAGAAATTGTATATTCAAATAAAAAGAAAAGATTTAATTTAAATGTATATCCAATAAAAGATAAAGAAAAAAACATAAATGGTATGGTGTGTATATTTAAAGATATAAAAAATGTATATAATTTAGTTAATAAATATACAGGAAGAACGGCCCAATATACATTTACAGATATAATTGGTAAAAGTGAACAAATCATAAAATTAAAAAAACAAGCTCAAAGTATATCAAATAGTCCTTCTACGGTACTAATTCAAGGGGAAAGTGGAACAGGAAAAGAACTTATAGCTCAATCTATTCATAATAATAGCGATAGAAGAAACTATAGTTTTGTTGCAATAAATTGTGGAGCAATACCTAAAAGTTTAATTGAAAGTGAATTATTTGGATATGAAGAAGGAGCGTTTACTGGTGCTAAAAGAGGTGGATGTGCAGGAAAATTTGAACTTGCAAATAAAGGAACATTATTTTTA
This region includes:
- a CDS encoding DUF488 family protein, encoding MEIYTIGHSNYSIERLIDMLKHYNIDTVVDIRGTPYSKYNIQFNKEMFRKTLIQAGFIYIYMAEEFSAKRGIKISYNGEGYADFEKVINESSFLKGIDRLKNGIAKGYKIVLLGAMQDPIRCHRSILVGRALRNNNLNVKHILDDYSIATQEDIEKNLLDKYFSNRNQLTIDNLLGNQPSEDELIEDAYRLANKDIGFRVEGIK
- a CDS encoding PHP-associated domain-containing protein; protein product: MNIDFHVHGILSKKLKFDSELFLQGVEYAKENGLDGFVLCEHFNAIDLLSSYSYLEENYEYVGDRYIVDGFSVFIGMEVDIRYGGHVIVCGNREDILKIRNYLEPYTSKSNFIPFGKLLDLGEKYNCLMIGSHPYREKHKLYLQPKKYLERLDALDLNTKDIYKRGLSIVEEEVATLAENLNIPYVTGSDSHYPVQLGTVKTCFENECYTINDLKENIKSKKYVIEISKALKLKVYTSKITKNYIKKQIKLSKNNYKNLKSN
- a CDS encoding L,D-transpeptidase, with the translated sequence MNVFFSKLFRGDSLNFINGTKANYETVITDYVNSHNYSSKTKYFIWVDLKNFKVNIFHGSKNNWKIIHSYLCTIGKKETPTPKGTFTIGVKGLYFGTNKGYKCWYYTQFKGNYLFHSIIYNLDGSIRDGRLGKELSDGCIRLTKLNAKWIWDNVPESTKVVIS
- a CDS encoding NUDIX hydrolase — its product is MNINEIKEKIEHTIPYINGWNKDKRASIIIPLVNINDDICILFEVRSKKLNAQPGDICFPGGRIDKDETPKQAGIREFYEELGIKDVNIINELDLTIRHDGMIIHSFVGIVNNIDELLINESEVDHIFYVPLQYLLSHAPLESVGKLTVNRASDFPYNLIFNGKNYKFKEGKYVSLFYRYKKYVIWGITANILKNFLDKL
- a CDS encoding heavy-metal-associated domain-containing protein; this encodes MEKEHYTIQGLSNSNMKTQVKNALEKIEGVNQVCIDMARETVEVMYNNPATSSKIKSCIEGTGHNIE
- a CDS encoding sigma-54-dependent Fis family transcriptional regulator, yielding MLEENTYQEILNRSYERCIKYGVEKNIHYPSRILKKKELNILMRKNFQLINIAKPFMEILYDFLRGSGFSLYLTDEDGVVLTIIGDEDIIRDQIKVGIIEGTDMSEKSAGTNGIGTALYEDCSVQILGEEHFIKIFHIWTCSSAVIHNEGKDIIGCLNLTGRRQLAHAHTLGLVVAAVKSIENHLKFERTQKELFKAHQYLNRVMNSLNLGIFAVDIEGIVKAINNSACDMLNIKENDVINKNVNSVLSNWEEIFDHLKNGRTYEDIEIVYSNKKKRFNLNVYPIKDKEKNINGMVCIFKDIKNVYNLVNKYTGRTAQYTFTDIIGKSEQIIKLKKQAQSISNSPSTVLIQGESGTGKELIAQSIHNNSDRRNYSFVAINCGAIPKSLIESELFGYEEGAFTGAKRGGCAGKFELANKGTLFLDEIGEMPLDMQINLLRVLQEGCITRIGGNKCINVNVRIIAATNKNLKNEVEKGTFREDLYYRLSVIPIYVPPLRERTGDIEILIEHFLKIKSLKLGKSIPNLNKNLYKKLLNYDWPGNIRELENCIENIVNMDGDTYFSFENKKTVKEKKNHSNIELQYNMCSLKELEEKAINICLNNYNGNISKSCKVLGINRSTLYAKIKKYNIKFR